CGCGGCGAGCTACAGCGGGCCGGCGGCCATCCGCCTGTTGCGCGCGTCCTGCGGGCAGCAGGCCCACCAGGAGTTGTACAGTGCCGATGCCGCGGACTGCCATGTGTTTGCCGACCTTGCCGCGGCCGGCTACGACGTGCAGTTCATGATGAACCACAACGGCCGGTTCGATGACTTCGTCGGCCTGATCCAGCGCGAGATCGGCCGTCCCGGCATCCAGCCGCAGTCGGTCGATGGCCTGCCACCTTTCATGAGGGAGTTCGATGGCTCCCAGCTCGTCAACGATTACGACGCGCTGGCCCGGTGGTACCAGCAGCAGGCCGCCAAGGGTGGCGGCCCGGTCGCGCTGTACTACAACACGGTGACGATGCACGACGGCAATCGCCTGCCAGGCAACAACCTCACCAGCCTGCAGTCCTACCCCATCCGCCTGACGCGGCTGCTCAACGACATCGACCGCTTCACCGAAGTGATCGCCAGTTCCGGCCGCAAGGCAGTGGTGATCTTCGTGCCCGAGCACGGCGCCGCGTTGCGCGGCGACGCGGGACAGATCGCCGGCCTGCGCGAAGTTCCCTCGCCGCACATCATCCATGTTCCCGTGGGCGTGCGGCTGATCGGCCTGCCGGCGGACAAGGCGCCTTCGGGACATGCCGTTGCCATCGATACGCCCACCAGCTACCTCGCGCTGGCGCAGCTGGTGTCGAACCTGGTGGCCAACAGTCCTTTCAAGACCCATGCGCCAGCGCTGGACCAGTACGCGCGCGACCTGCCGCAGACGCGGCTGGTGGGCGAGAACGACACCACGGTCACCCTGGGCACGGCCAATGGCTACGTGATCCACACCCCCGACGGCGTGTGGATGGAGGGCAAGTGATGAACGCACCGCAGGACGCCAACCCCAGCCTGTCGCCCAGCGACATCGAAACCTACGCGAGCTACGTGCCCGGCATGGATGCGGCACGCTACTACGACAGCCAGGCGGCGGACCTGCAGGCGGCGGCGCGCAGGCGCTGGCCGCTGCTGGCCGATGTGCTGTATCCGCACGACGCAGGCCCCGGGCGCCAGGAATGACTCAGGCTGTCGGGGCGGCCTCGGTGCGGTCGCGGCCGTTCTGCTTGGCGCGGTAGAGCAGGGCGTCGGCCTCGCGGAACAGGGCTTCCATGTCGATCTCCTTGCCCGCCTCGCGGCGTGCGCAGGCAAGGCCGATGCTGACGGTGAAGCCAAAGGACTGGCCATCGGTCGCCACTACTGTCTCGTCGTGCAGGCGCAGCCGGAGGCGCTCTGCCAGTGCATGGGCCACTTCCGGCGACTGCACGCGCAGGAGGATGACGAATTCCTCGCCGCCGAAACGCGCGACGATGTCATCGGCACGCACGGTATCGCGGCACACGGCCGCCAGCATCACCAGCGCCTTGTCGCCGCTTTCGTGGCCGTAGGTGTCGTTCACGCGCTTGAAGCGGTCGATGTCCAGCATCATCAGCGCGATCACCGAATCGCTTCCGCGCTGGTCGGCCAGCAGCACGCGGGCGCGACTCTCCAGTGCGCGGCGATTGAGCAGGCCGGTGAGGGCATCGGTTTCGGCCATGGTCTGCAATTCATCGATCAGGCGCTGCCGTTCCAGCTCCAATTGCACGCGCTTGGCGTCGTTCTGCTTGAGCACGTTCAGCGCACTGAACAGCTCCTGCATTTCGTTGCCGTAGTGTTCGCGGGGAAGCTCGGCCGTGGCATCGCCCGAAGCTATGGCAAGGATGAACCGCCGTGCCTCGGCGACGGGCTGGATGATCCTCTCGCGGAACCGCCAGATGATGAGCAGCAACATCGCGGTCAACACCGCGGCGAGGGTGCCGCTGGCGATCAGGTAGATAACGTGCCGGCGCAGGCTGCCGTCGATGGTCTTGCCCGCCAGCACCAGCGCGTCGTCCCGAAACTGGTTGATCGGCGTGATGTAGGCCCCGTAGGTTTCGGTGAGCTCGATGGGTGACTCGGGCAAGCCATCCGGGTGGCCGACCTGCTGCCGTACACGCTCGAGCATGGCAAGGGCATCGCCGAAGTAGCGCTGGTCGAGCTCGGCGTAGTCGGCCTGGAGCCTCGACGGCAGCACCCGGATGCTGGGCTGCAGCAGCGAACGCAGTTGCTCGATCCTGCCCAGCGTGCGCGCGATGCCGAAGAGTTCCTTGTCGCTCAAGGCGCGTCGCGACACGATCGCCGGGCCAAATTGCGACACGATCATCCCGGCCTGTTCGCGCAGCAGGCCCGACAAGCGCGCAACCAGGAGATAGCTCTGCACGTCGGCGTTCTGGCGAACCACACCGAGGGCGCCGATTTCGGCAATCGACGACAGGCGGGGTATCACGCTCGACAGGCGGGCGAACCCGTCGAGCAGCGCTTCGTCGGTACGCGGCTTGTGGATGATGGCATCCAGGTTCTCGCGCGCCGCCACCAGCTGCTCGTGCGCGTGCTCCCAGGCCGGCATGTGCGCGGCGCAGTTGCCGCATTCGGGGTCGCGCAGGGCCGCCTCCAGCGCGAGCATGCGCGCATCGGTGGCCTGTCGCGCGGTCTTCAGGGCAAGCACCCACGGCTGCGGCTCGGGTTCCCCCAGTACCGACACGGCGTAGGTTGGGCGGCGTTCGCTGGACACGTCGGCCATGGCGCCCAGCGCGGCACTCAGTACGTTGAATTCCTTCTTCGCCTCGCGGGCATCCCGGTAGCCCTTCCACTGCATGGCGAACAGGGCCAGCACCAGCGCCACCACCAGCAGGTAGAGCATGGCGGCGAAATAACGGAAGCGGCGGTTGATCGATTCGCTTGGTGGCAGCGTGGAGGGCATGCGTTCCTGTCGTCCGGAAGAAAGTGATCCACCGCCGCGGCTTCGCCCACGACAGCCCGTGACGGACGCGGATGCTTGCCTGCCCCGGCGCCAGTCCCCCTGTTCCCGGCGCACAGTGTCGGTGGCTCCCCGTGATGGCTCCGTGGGTGGCAAGCCATCCACGTGCGTGAAGGATTTTTGACATCGTTCCCGCCTGTCGGCCCTCGTCCGCCGGGCGCATCGAGCGGTAGCGCTCCGCGGTGGAACTTCCTCCCCGGCTTGCCGGTCGCAAGGATGGGCGCTTGTCCGGGCCTCATCTGTCTTGTCGAATCACACCGGGGAGAGGGTCATGTTTCCTTCTGGACGTCCGTTTGTGCTCGTGGGCATGGGGTTTGTGGCCGGTCTGGCGGTTTCCGCCGGCATCGTCACGGCGGCAGTGGCACCGCCGGTCATCGTGCCTTCCGGGCACGCCTATACGGTTTCCATTGATGAGGTAAGGCAGAACTTCGTCTGGAGCGAAACCATCGAGGGCGCCTACAAGCGCGTCGTGACCACGTCCGACGGCACCGTCCATGAGATCACCTTGCGGCCGGTGAACAAGGATGGCCGCGAGCTGGTGGAATTGACCGACCAGTCCAGGGACGGTTTGCAGCACAGCTACATGGGCCCCAACGGCACCACCACCGATGGGAGCCTGATGGTCAACGTCAAGGATCTCGCCGAACTTCAGGCACTCATGAAAACAGGCGCATCAACCGCACGCTGATCACCGCCGTGGTGACTGGCGCCATCGTGGCGCTGGCCGGCTGGTAACGCCGGCAACAACCCGTGGACCTTGTCGCGCCTGCGCTCGGCCCGGCGCTTAAGGGTGCGGCATGGTCGCCAGCAAGGCTTTCAGGTTCTGCGGCACGACGCGGATAAGTCCACCGCGCGGGCTGTCGATGTCCGCGATGAGCATGAAGGACACCGCGACCACCAGCGGCAGCACCATCATCAGGCCCGTTCCCGATGCGGGGCGGCGCGAACCCACGCCCACCAGCAGGTTACAGCCGAGCGCGATGGCACCCATCAGAAGCCAGGCAGCGGGAGGAATGCGATTCCACCATGCGGCCTGCGTATAGCCTTCCGAATTCAGCACATCGTTCATGCCCGACACCACCAGGGCGGTGATGGGAGTGGGTTGCTGGCTGGCGGGCAGGGTCACCGCGCTCCACAGGCTGGCCTGCAGGGCGTTCTTGCGCGAGGTGATATCCGGCAGCAGGCTGCGATCGGTGGTTTCGTAGAACTTGATGCGATGTTCGAGGTAGCCGGCCAGCATGGGACGCAGCCTGGAAGCGTCCTCCGGCGGCAGCAGGTCCAGGCGCACGTATTCCGTGCCAATGGCGTTCGCTTCCGCCTCTTCGTAATTCTTGCGCTGGTCGTACCGGCTGATGGCCATGGAAAAGCTGAAGCCGATGATCAGCCCGAGCAGGGTCAGGGTGGCGCCTTGCACCACGTTGAACGTGTCGCGCTCCGACTCGCTGGGTGGACGCCGCCGGCCCCACAAGGCACCCAGGCGTCCCGCGATCCACATGCCGACCAGGGAGATGACGAATACCACGAGCGGGTGGTTGAACGTGAAGCTCATGCGCTGCTCCTTGCACGAATGGCATCGACCGGAGGCGACACTGTAGAGGTTTCACGATTCGGAAGTGAAGCAGGGCGCGCCGCTTGAGGTGGAGTCAAAACAAATCGGCCGGAAATCAGGGCGACACGCGCATGTTGTTCAGGCCGGCGCGCGGCGCAGGCAACGGCGTCATGGCACGCGATCACCCCATGGCTCGCCACATGAACAGCAGTGCTCGATGAACCAGTCACGCCCATGGCGTCTCAGCCGATAAGTAGAACTACCTATCTCGATGCTGAAGTCGCGTCGCGGCATGGCTGTTCAATCACGACACTTTCGGGCGAAGAACGACTAGCCTTGGGTGCGCTGCCCTCATTGAATCATCGGCGGCAACCTGAATATCCAGGGTCCTCTTTGGGTGACAAGGTTGCGTGGGTGACAACATCATCCGCGTGGCCATGTCGTGTCCTGACAGGATCGATGGTGTCTGACGATCGACGCGACCCCTCGGGCACTCCGCAGGGTGGAAGACGAATCAACATCGGTGCCTGGGCGTGAGATGGGGGTAGCTGCCTCGGCGACATTACGGATCTTCACGTGACAAGAGCGCCGTCATGAAAAACCTCATCAAGCGAATCCCCGTCATCGGCCCCGTTGCCCGCGATGTGTACCGGCGATGGCTCAATCCCCCCAAGCCCTTCCACGGTTCAGAGCATTACTGGATCACGCGATACCGCGAAGGCGGCAATTCCGGCGCGGGTTCGTACCATCGGCTCGCTGAATTCAAGGCGGACGTGCTCAACGACTTCGTTGAACACCATGGCATCCGTGACGTGATCGAGTTCGGTTGCGGCGATGGCAACCAGCTGACGCTGGCGCGTTATCCGTCCTATCTCGGCCTGGACGTCAGCCCGCATGCTGTCGATGCCTGCACCCGTCGCTTCGCCCGGGACGCCGGCAAATCGTTCATGCTGGTGCGCGACTACACCGGCCAGACCGCCCAGCTCGTGCTGTCGCTGGATGTGATCTACCACCTGACCGAGGACGAGGTGTACGAAACGTACATGCAGACCTTGTTCGGTGCGGCGCAGGACTATGTCGTGATCTATTCGTCCGACCGGGACGAGCCGCACACGCCGAGCGCGCATGTGCGCCATCGCCAGTTCAGCCACTGGGTGCGTGCGAACGCGCCGGGATGGCGGTTGCTGCGGCACATACCCAATCGCCATCCCTATACCGGGGACAACGACACGGGTTCGCTCGCCGACTTCTATATCTACGGCAAGGGTCACCTGACCTGAAAGGCCGTCGTACCGTGGTGAGGTGGCGGGGGCGCCCGCCACCGTGTCAGCTGTCTCGCCTGGCCATGGCCAAGCGAGGCGACGTGGCGCTCAGAGCGGGTAGCGCACCGCCAGGTTCATGCTGTTGTTCCAGTAGCCGGAGCCGCCGCCGCTGGCAGATGCCGTTGAACTGCGGCCCAGCTGCAACTCCAGGCGCCCGTTGCCCGGCAAGCGGCCACTGAGCGAGACGCCGACGGTGTAGGCACTGGCTCCCGCGCCATCGACCTCCTGGCGCCCGACGGACGCCACGCCGCGTACCTTCCAGTCCTGGTTGATGCTGTACACACCCACCAGGCCAATCTGCGCGGTACGGTACTGGGCGGGGTTGAAGTAGACACCGCGGCTGGGAAGGCTGCTGTTGAAGATGCGCGCGGAGAACTCCGCACCGATGGCGCCGCGGGTTCCCGGTATGTCGTAGGGGCTCAACAGAACGCGCAGCGTGCCACCATCGCGGTGGTTGCCGTCGCTGAAGTTCTGGCGGTAGTACGTCGGCAGGACATACCAGCGGGCCGCGGGCCGGAAGCTCACGCCCACGCTGTAGATGTTGTAGATCAAACGGTCGGCAACCGCCGTATCCGTGGGAATGGGGGCACGTTCCGCGCCAGTGGAGAGACTGAAGCTGTCGCTGGGCTGCAAGGTCCACCGCGCGGTGCCCTGCAGGTAATGCCAGCTGCCGCTGCGGCCGGGGCCCAGATCGAGATCGACGACGTTGCTTTCGCCGATGCGCAGCTGACCCAACAGCGACAGATCGTCGAGATGATGCACCGCCACGCCGTCATCCACGCGCGTGGTGCCCGCCGCCACGCCCCAGCGCTGCGACCAGTCGCCGCTGGAGGAGGGTGCGAAGCGGTAGGCTGCTCCGAGGTGCAACGTATCGAGGCCATCGCTGTCGTGGCTGTAGCCGAAGTCGCCCTCGAGCTGGGGGGCCTGCGCGAAGTGGATATCGTCCTTGAGCAATTGATATTGCGTGCCCAGGTAACCCTGCTGCGGCGGTGTTTCCAGGTCCAGATAGTTCGCGCCCAGGTCCTGCCAGCCCAGTGCCTGCGTTGCCCGCATCAGTTCAACGGTGGGCCGGATCTGGCCTTTCGCAAACGGCTCCACCAATGCGTAGGCCTTGCGTGGATAGTCCTGCGCGTTGAGCGCCTGCGCGAGCCCCGTGTCGGCCGCCTGTTGCGCCTGGGTGTCGTCGGTCAGGTCGTGCGCTGCGCGAAAGGCAGACGCCGCTCCTGGATACGCACCCAGCCACAGCGAGGATTGGCCAAGCCCCATGGAGGCCGCGTAGCGGTCTTCGCGAGCCCCGCCGGGCTGCGCCAGCGCCGCCTCGAACAGCTCGCGCGCCTTCGCCGGCTGCCCTGCGGAAAGTGCCGCACGGCCGGCCTGGATATCATTCGCCATCGACGGCAGGTCGGCGTGTGCCACCGGCGGCACCAGCAATGCAAGCCACAGCAGCCGCCTGTTCATTTCGTACCCCAGCGCTTGCGCAGCCTGAGCAGTTCGGCGGCGTAGCCCATCACGCAACCCGGTTGCAGCACGATGCCGTAGAACAGCGTGTACAGCAGGAAGCCCAGCGGGTTGCGCCGTACCTTGAGCTCCTGCTCATGGAACATGCGCGACTGGATCAGGTACATCAGGCCGTTCACCAGGAATGCCATGGGAAGTACCAGCAGCGTCATGGGGCCAGCCAGCCAGTAGACACCGAAGCACGCAAGCAGCAGGCCCGGGATGAACACCAGCGTGTAGACCAGGTCCATGTAGGGAAACAGCAAATTCCACCAGATGAACAAGGTGCTCATGCGACGCTGCAGCAGCAGTTCACCATGCGCCTTGAACGCTTCGATAAGCCCCCGCGACCAGCGTTGCCGTTGCCGCACAAATTGATGGAACGTCGTCGGCGCATTGGTGAAGGTGATGGCGTCCTCGCAATAGCCCACGCGATGACCTTCGCGCAGGATGGCCCACGTGAGCACGATGTCCTCGCCCACGCATTCGGGCCAGCCGCCGACGGTGCGCAGGATATCCGTGCGATACAGCGAGAACGCACCCTGCGCTACCAGCGTGCCCTGAAACAGGCTCTGCAGGCGCTTCACCGCGGCGATGCCGTGGAAATAGTCCCACTCCTGCATGCGCGTCACCACGTTGGTGCGCGAGTTGCGAACCAGCACGGCACCGGCCACGGCGGCCGTGTTCGGCGGGTCGCTGAGGAAGCGTTCCACCAGGCGGAGCAGGGCGTCGCGATAGAGGTAGGAGTCGGCGTCAAGCGTGATGGTGAGCGGATAGGAAGCCTGGCGCAGTCCGATGTTCAGCGCATTGGCCTTGCCACCGTTGCACTTCAGGTCGATCACGTGCAGCCAGGGGTAGGACACGCTGCGCAACAGCTCCATCGTGCGATCGGTCGAGCCATCGTTGATCACGAACACTTCCACCGGTGCCGGGTAGTTCTGCTTGCCCAGGCTGGCGAGCGTCGTGAGGATGGAATCCTCCTCGTTGTAAGCCGCCACGAGCACCGTGATGCCCGGCAGCTCATGGTCCTGGAACTGGCTGCGCGGCGGCCGCCGGTCCAGCAACAGGCCAACCACGAGAAAGGCATTCATGAAGCCGGGAAAGATGGCGATGCCAAAGATCATCAGGTGGGCCAGCACGACACCCACGAGTGCCGACAGCTCGGTTATCCACTGCCGCGCGATGACGTATGACAGGCACGCCCAGGTCAGCGAGAGCGCAAGCGTCAGCCCAAACTTCATGCGTACCGGCATGTAATACCAGCGCTGCCGAAGCTGCTCGTTCGCCGCCGCCTGCGACAGCTGCAGCGGCCTCAGCGAGTCGGCTTCCTTGAAGCACTGCGGTGCATCCACACTCATGACCATCTCCCCGTCGCAGGTGCTGCTTTCCCTGGGCATAAGCCGTTCCACGCTCGCCGGAATGATGTCGGCGAGCTGGCTTACTCATCGGTGGTTATCCGTACTTCCCCCTGACCATTGGCGGATTCAGGTGCACGTACACGGTCGAGCCCGCCGGTCTTGTGAATCAGACAGGGCAAAAAATGTGCCAGTGGCGTCGTTCATGGTTCCAAGTAAAAACAGTAACTTGAAAGTTCGTGCGGCGAGCGCCTATCGGAAGAAGGTGACGATTTGTGCGATTCAAGTCACAAACTGACAAGAGACGCCCCGTTGGGCCGGCGGTCCGTCACGGGTGCATCGCCGGGGCGGATATAGGACACGCAGCGTCCTATATCCACGTTAGGTTGGCGCGGACACACCCGCATGGTGCGGCGACCGGGAGGGTTTCGTGCCCGTCCTGTCTGGCCATCGCGGGCTTACCCTTTATCCGCTCCGCAGGATCCCCATGACCTCCGTGCCCCCGACCACCACGCTTTCCGACCGCGAACCCCGGCACTCCACAGACGACTGCGCCGAGTGCACCGTCATCGAGCTTCGGCAATACACGCTGCACCCAGGCAAGCGGGATGTCCTGATTGAACTGTTCGAACGCGAGTTCGTGGAATCGCAGGAGGCCTGGGGCATGCGCCTGCTTGGACAGTTCCGTGACCTGGACCGTCCGGACCAGTTCGTCTGGATGCGCGGATTCAAGGACATGACCGCGCGGCAGGAAGGGCTGACGGGGTTCTATACCGGCCCCGTCTGGATGGCCAACCGGAGTGCGGCCAACGACACGATGGTGGATTCGGACAACGTCTTGCTGCTCACGCCAGCGTGGCCGGGCGCGGGCCTTCGGCACCAACCGCATGGACGCGCTCCGGTCGGCGTTCCCTCCCTTCCGCCCGGCCTGATCGACATCACGGTGTTCCCGCTGAAGGCCGCCGCCGACCAGCGCCTGCTGGACTTCTGCCGGCACGAGATGACGACCGTCCTTGAAAGCGCCGGCGCCCACGACGTCGCGTGGTACGTGACCGAGAACGCACCGAACAACTTTCCCCGGCTACCGGTTCGCACCGGCGAACAGGTGCTGGTAGGCGTGGCCGTGTTTCGCGATGCGAAGCAGCATGACGCGTTCATCGCGTCGGGCGTCTGGGCGCAACGGATCACCCCGACCCTCGACACGTGGCTGGCAGGACAGACCCAGGCCATGCGGCTGACTCCCACACCCCGTTCAGCACTGCACGGCTGACCTTCCTGAGTTCATCCAGCCCGCGATCGGGCGCTTCGATGCGTGCCGCCGGGGTGTCCCCGGCACAGAGGGCGCTACCGTGCGCCCCCTGTGCTTGTCCGGCATATCGCCGCTATTTGCTGCTGGCCTTGTAGGTCAGCTCTTCGCTGTAGCTGTCGACGTGCGAGCTTTGCTCCTGGATCGCATCGTTCAGTGATTTGCGCATGGCTTGCGCATCCTGCTTGCCATAGGCGTTTTCCATCATCGTCCATAGCGGCGTGTCGGGGTCTTTGCCCAGCTCGGCCCAGGATTTCGCCGGCAGCAGCACGATGAAGTTGGGCGCGCCCGCACCCGCGTCGAGCACTTCGCCAATGGCGAAATTACCCGGCCATTTGGTTTTTTCGGCGGCGGCGGTGATTTTCTTCGCGACGTCGAGGAAGGTTTCGTGCGGCTCATGGCCCGGCTTGAGCTTGAAGTAGATCACTTCGATGTAGGGCGAGTTGATGGTGACGCCCTTGGCCATGTGGCTCAGTTCGGGAAGCGTCTTGAAGAACGCGCTGGTCTCGCTTTTGAGGTGTGGATTGACGTCGCTGCGGATGGCGGCGTCGCAGGCTTTGCCCGCGGTGCGCATGGCATCGAACGCGGCCCACGGCAGCGGATCGGAGACATAGGAGTAAGCGTAGGTGTCGCCGGTCTCATGCGTCCATGCGGTCCAGGTGTACTTGAAGCCATGCTGGCTCAGGCACTGGTTGAAGCTTTTGACGCCCGCCTCGTACGCAGCCTGATCGGCTGGCGCCACGATATCGGTGTAGTCGCGTACGACCGTGACCTTGCTGCTATTGTCCGCAGCCATGGCGGTGCCGGCGCACGACACTGCCAGCGCAACCGCGAGGCGAAGAGACGAGGTTTTCATGAGATCTCCTTCGGAGCAATGCCCCGCTTGAGGTGGAGTGATGCAGAGATGGTCTTGCACGCCACGGAGGGTCGCGGCGACGACGCGCTTCATCTGCTGAAGTGATGCACTCGGGGCCATCGCGGCGTACGTGCCGTGGCGGCATGCGCAAGAAAGTAGAGACGTTCGGACCCGCGCCAGGGATATCCCGGTGCAACGCGGATGAGCGGGCTTGAGTGGCGCATGACATGCTCCGTTCCGGATGCCGACGAGTCAGGTCCGGTTCGCAACGCCGCGATGACACATGCTGCTCGACGACGGACCTGAGCTGGTTAACACGGGGCGGTCATTTCAATCTGGGCGTTTTCCGGGCCACCGGAAATAGACCAAACGCATTAGCCCGATGACGTTACCCAGGCTGCCGGGCGTTGCCGGCGGGGTGGCTGCTGCGCCGCAGCACTTGTGGGGCGTCTCCGTGGGGCGTCGGGACACTTGATCCACAGGTCCGTATCCCGGATTCGCGCTGCACTTCATCCGGCTTATTCGCCGCCGCCGTCCTCTCCCATCCGGCCCGGGTGAATCCGCGGTGTGACCGGCAGGCTCCATACGGTCGGGGTATTCACCAGCAACGCCTTGAAGCGTGGATCATCTCGCAGCGGATCCCAGGTCGGGTCGAGCCGAAGCACCGAGGGCGACAGGATGCATCCCGCCGGCATGGACAGCACGCGCCCGAGCACGGCGATGGCCTGATCGGGCTGACCGGCCCGCACATAGAGGTCAGCCTGGTGCGCGAGCAAGTCCGGCCCGGTAACGGCGTCTTTGGCGACCGGGAGCAGGGCGACGGCATGCTCGCCTTCCGCGATGGCCTCGGGTTTTCGCCCGAGTCCGGCATAGGCGTATCCCAGGGCAAGATGCAGGTCCGGGTCGTCGGGCCGCTCAACCAGAGCAGTGCGGACATGGGCCGCCACGTCGACATAGGCGGCCGTCGCTTTTGCTGTGTCTCCCTCTGCTTGCAGGGCCCACGCCAGATACAGGCGCCGGGGCAAAACTATGTCGTTCTGGTCGGACCAGTTCTCCGCCTTGTCTGCGTCCGCAATTTTTCTGGCACTGGCGTAGTCGCGCGCCAACCACCGTTCGACATAGACGTACGTGACATTGCCGACGTAGGCATCGCTACCCGGTTCGAGTGCCGCGATGGCGGAGCGCAGCGGTGTCGGATCGCCCTTCCACATCAGGACATTGAGGACCTGCTCCAGGCGTTCACCCACCGGGCTGCGACTCATGGTCAGGGCGGCGCCATAGGCCTGGTCGGCTTCAGCGTAGTGACGCAGGGCCTGATAGATCGACGCTTGATCCGTGAGCGCAAGATCATTGTGTGGATCTAGCACGGTGACCATGTGAAATCGCGCCATCGCCTCACCCCAACGCCCTTGACGCCGGGCGATCCAGCCGATGAGGAGTTCGACCGCGACACTGTTGGGCAACGCCTTCCGGGCTAGTTCCGCCTGGATGGAGGCGGCGGCGTAATCCCGATGCCCCCAGTAGTAATACAGCCCAAGCGCGTAATGGCCCAGGCCCAGATTCGGCTGCAGCGCCAGGGCGCGGTCGGCGGCTGCTTTCGCCTTTGCCAGCCGCGCGTTGGTGCGATCGGGTGCGAAGAAATACATGTAGATGTGGGCGCGCGCCAACGCGGCAGCAGCCAACGCGTAGTTCGGGTCCCTGTCCAGGGCCTGCTGGTACAGCGAGATCGCCACCGGTAACTCAGATGGCGACAGATCGAGATCATCGTAAGCCCGATTGGCATGTGCGTCGGCTTGCAGGTACAGGTCATAGGCGCCGGCGTTCGAGGTCTGCAGCTTGTCCATGCGCTCGGTCTCGGTTGACGTCAGTCGCACCTTCAGCGCCTCGGCCACGTTTTGCGCGACCTCACCCTCCACGTTGAAAACGTTGCCCAGCGTGCGCGTGTAGGCTTGCGCCCAAAGATGGCTGCCGCTGTTCGCATCGATCAACTGCACGTTGACCAACACCTGATTGCCTTCCTTCTGCACCGTGCCCTCGAGCAGCGTTGCCACACCCAATTGTCGTGCCGTGGTTTTGATGTCTCGTGGATGGCTCGGGTACTTCTCCGTCGAGGTGTGGGAGATCACCTTGAGTCCCTCGATGCCTACCAACTGGGTCAGGATCATGTCCTGCATGCCGCTGGCGAAATAGGCGTTGTCCGGGTCTGCTGTGAGGTTCTCGAACGGCAGCACCGCTACGGACTTCAGATCGCCCACCGGGGGCGCGACTTCTGCGTGACGGGCAAGCTGGTGCCAGGCGAGCAGTCCGGCCACCACCGCGAGCAAACCCCAGAGCGCGACAACCGCGCGCCGATCCAATCGACGTGTCTTGCCACGGGGCAGGGGCGTTGCAGGATCGTCCGCCACCGCGGCCGGTAGTGCGGCCTCAGGGCTGGTGAGGGCCGGCGCCGCCTCGAGTTCGGCGGTCGCTGGCGCCCGGTTCGCCATCAAATCCTCACGTGACGCAGCGAATCGCACGTCGGCGTCGAGCCGAAAGCCGACGCCATGCACGGTATGCAGATAGCGGCACTCTTCACCGCTCTCGCCGAGCGCATGGCGCAGCACGGCGATGATTCGACTGAGTACGGCAGGGGTGACGTGGCTGTGCCCCCATACCTTGTCCAGAATCTGGTCACGAGTCAGGACGCAGCCGGGTTCGCTCGCCAGCAGGACAAGTACGGCGAATGCCTTGCGCTCGAGCCCGACCTCCTTGCCTTCGACAAACAGGCGATGGCCAAGGATGTCGATCTCGATCGCGTCGAACGCCATCCAGGCAGCAGAGGCAGTCTCCGCAGCCATGTGTTTGCCCCCCACGTGCCGCTTACGTTCCCTGCTCCTGCTGAGCCTACGCCGGGCGCGTGGCGGCGCCGTGCATGGCACGCGTGACGTTTTTGTTATGGCGGCATTCCCTGCCATG
This genomic interval from Dyella japonica A8 contains the following:
- the bcsG gene encoding cellulose biosynthesis protein BcsG — protein: MGFWNLYFIAVLYLAWAGDIQPVWWLNLLFALALLVPLHKRWQSVTRQVLAVLAGGALLYYQSNLPPFAYVLRQIPGLASFSPGYMMELLRRVFRPAMVYIPILVAVIYAIVNRWVRVTTFVLLALVIFPLWQGMGTLIARSGQPQGYAANPRADASIVNAGAEGSTGSYDEQLAAFHHAEKSRRVAFFPQSADKDAQFDIIVIHVCSLSWDDLDVANMRDNPLFDKFDYVFKNFSSAASYSGPAAIRLLRASCGQQAHQELYSADAADCHVFADLAAAGYDVQFMMNHNGRFDDFVGLIQREIGRPGIQPQSVDGLPPFMREFDGSQLVNDYDALARWYQQQAAKGGGPVALYYNTVTMHDGNRLPGNNLTSLQSYPIRLTRLLNDIDRFTEVIASSGRKAVVIFVPEHGAALRGDAGQIAGLREVPSPHIIHVPVGVRLIGLPADKAPSGHAVAIDTPTSYLALAQLVSNLVANSPFKTHAPALDQYARDLPQTRLVGENDTTVTLGTANGYVIHTPDGVWMEGK
- a CDS encoding tetratricopeptide repeat protein; this encodes MNRRLLWLALLVPPVAHADLPSMANDIQAGRAALSAGQPAKARELFEAALAQPGGAREDRYAASMGLGQSSLWLGAYPGAASAFRAAHDLTDDTQAQQAADTGLAQALNAQDYPRKAYALVEPFAKGQIRPTVELMRATQALGWQDLGANYLDLETPPQQGYLGTQYQLLKDDIHFAQAPQLEGDFGYSHDSDGLDTLHLGAAYRFAPSSSGDWSQRWGVAAGTTRVDDGVAVHHLDDLSLLGQLRIGESNVVDLDLGPGRSGSWHYLQGTARWTLQPSDSFSLSTGAERAPIPTDTAVADRLIYNIYSVGVSFRPAARWYVLPTYYRQNFSDGNHRDGGTLRVLLSPYDIPGTRGAIGAEFSARIFNSSLPSRGVYFNPAQYRTAQIGLVGVYSINQDWKVRGVASVGRQEVDGAGASAYTVGVSLSGRLPGNGRLELQLGRSSTASASGGGSGYWNNSMNLAVRYPL
- a CDS encoding diguanylate cyclase, producing MPSTLPPSESINRRFRYFAAMLYLLVVALVLALFAMQWKGYRDAREAKKEFNVLSAALGAMADVSSERRPTYAVSVLGEPEPQPWVLALKTARQATDARMLALEAALRDPECGNCAAHMPAWEHAHEQLVAARENLDAIIHKPRTDEALLDGFARLSSVIPRLSSIAEIGALGVVRQNADVQSYLLVARLSGLLREQAGMIVSQFGPAIVSRRALSDKELFGIARTLGRIEQLRSLLQPSIRVLPSRLQADYAELDQRYFGDALAMLERVRQQVGHPDGLPESPIELTETYGAYITPINQFRDDALVLAGKTIDGSLRRHVIYLIASGTLAAVLTAMLLLIIWRFRERIIQPVAEARRFILAIASGDATAELPREHYGNEMQELFSALNVLKQNDAKRVQLELERQRLIDELQTMAETDALTGLLNRRALESRARVLLADQRGSDSVIALMMLDIDRFKRVNDTYGHESGDKALVMLAAVCRDTVRADDIVARFGGEEFVILLRVQSPEVAHALAERLRLRLHDETVVATDGQSFGFTVSIGLACARREAGKEIDMEALFREADALLYRAKQNGRDRTEAAPTA
- a CDS encoding BcsR/BcsP family cellulose biosynthesis protein gives rise to the protein MNAPQDANPSLSPSDIETYASYVPGMDAARYYDSQAADLQAAARRRWPLLADVLYPHDAGPGRQE
- a CDS encoding class I SAM-dependent methyltransferase, which translates into the protein MKNLIKRIPVIGPVARDVYRRWLNPPKPFHGSEHYWITRYREGGNSGAGSYHRLAEFKADVLNDFVEHHGIRDVIEFGCGDGNQLTLARYPSYLGLDVSPHAVDACTRRFARDAGKSFMLVRDYTGQTAQLVLSLDVIYHLTEDEVYETYMQTLFGAAQDYVVIYSSDRDEPHTPSAHVRHRQFSHWVRANAPGWRLLRHIPNRHPYTGDNDTGSLADFYIYGKGHLT